One window from the genome of Macaca fascicularis isolate 582-1 chromosome 7, T2T-MFA8v1.1 encodes:
- the COX16 gene encoding cytochrome c oxidase assembly protein COX16 homolog, mitochondrial isoform X4 translates to MEDFSHVCTRGDACFSQEQDSPLRSPHVGEWSEEDLPQGLLIVGGSFGLREFSQIRYDAVKIKALPHTEDFLYRWILSLKKN, encoded by the exons ATGGAAGATTTCAGTCATGTTTGCACCCGCGGTGATGCGTGCTTTTCGCAAGAACAAGACTCTCCGCTACGGAGTCCCCATGTTGGTGAGTGGAGTGAGGAGGATCTTCCGCAAGGG ttGCTGATTGTTGGAGGTTCTTTTGGTCTTCGTGAGTTTTCTCAAATCCGATACGATGCTGTGAAGATTAAA GCTTTGCCACATACAGAAGACTTTTTATACAG aTGGATCCTGAGCttgaaaaaaaactga
- the COX16 gene encoding cytochrome c oxidase assembly protein COX16 homolog, mitochondrial isoform X3: MEDFSHVCTRGDACFSQEQDSPLRSPHVGEWSEEDLPQGLLIVGGSFGLREFSQIRYDAVKIKMDPELEKKLKENKISLESEYEML; this comes from the exons ATGGAAGATTTCAGTCATGTTTGCACCCGCGGTGATGCGTGCTTTTCGCAAGAACAAGACTCTCCGCTACGGAGTCCCCATGTTGGTGAGTGGAGTGAGGAGGATCTTCCGCAAGGG ttGCTGATTGTTGGAGGTTCTTTTGGTCTTCGTGAGTTTTCTCAAATCCGATACGATGCTGTGAAGATTAAA aTGGATCCTGAGCttgaaaaaaaactgaaagagaataaaatatctttagaGTCGGAATATGAG